The window AGGAGAAGGGCATCGTCGCGGCTATGTTGGGATGAATAGCGTGAGGGCATCGAAACGCCGATGACATTTTCACTTCCAAGCGCTCGAGCGGCGATAACCGCCGTAAGCGAAGAGTCGATTCCCCCAGAAAGCCCCACGACGACCTTTTTAAACCCATTCTTCCGTACGTAGTCGTGCGTCCCGAGGACGATAGCGTCCAGCACCTCGGCCAACGGTTCCAACGGCGTGACCAACCGGGTTTCGATGGGATCACGAGTTGCCTGGTATTGAGCGTTGGGTTGCAGAACGACCTGCCGCATCCCCTCCACGCTGTCAACGTCGACGAGTTTCCTTCTGCGAGGATCGAGGAGCCGCTGGTTGATCACAAGTCCGACGTCAATATCGGCGATGAGAATGTGCTCCTCGAATTGCGGCGCACGAGCCAACACGTGACCTTGCGGTCCACAAATCACGCTCCGCCCTTCGAAGATCAATTCGTCCTGGCCACCAATGAGATTGCAGTAGGCGACGAATGCGGCGTTATCCACGGCGCGAGTGGAGAGCATGCGCTCGCGAATCACGCCCTTCCCCATGTAGTACGGGGAAGCAGATATATTGATCAAGAGATGCGCACCACCGCGGGAAGCCTGCTCTTCGGGAGGCCCGGTCGGGTACCATATATCTTCGCATATGCTGACCCCGAAGCGGACCTCGCCCAGGTTGAAGATCGGCGATTGTTTTCCGGATTGAAAATATCGATTTTCATCAAAGACGCCATAGTTCGGAAGGTATCGTTTGGCATAAACTTCTACCAGTTCTTTGTTATGCAGCACCGCAGCCGCGTTATAGAGGTCTGGGGAGGCATACGGGACTCCGACGATTGCGATAATGCCTGCAGTCAATGGTACGAGCTCGTCGAGACCCCTGCGCGCCGCTTCGATGAAATCCGGTTTCAGCAAAAGGTCTTCGGGCGGGTAGCCGGTAACCGACATCTCTGGAAAAACTACGATGTCGACTTTCGACTCCCGGACTTTGGCAATCGCTGAGGCGATTTTCTGACAATTCCCGTCGATGTCACCGACGGTCATATCGAGTTGAGCCAGTGCAATACGAAGCTGAGTCATGGCATTAACCTACCAGATGGAGCACAAGTGACCGGAAAATAGATGGAGTTGTTCCGCTGATCGCCTGTCTAAAAATTACAGGATGTTCTCCATGGGTAATCATATCTTAATCTATCGAGCGCTGCTATTGCAGCCGAACATTCGAGTTTACCGCAACATAAGGCACGAACGCCGGGAAAGGTTTGAGCAGGCAAATCACCTCGAGGGACCACGCCATAGATCGAGATCCTCGTTCGATCGAATGAAATGCGTGGAATTAACCACACAACGGCTATACTGTGGTATCAATTCCGATGAGCGGCTTTCAAGGCGATGCTCGGCGGCCGGAGTTGAAGGCGAGAGTGTAGCAGCTGAAGCGGGCATCAACGGTCTCACGGAAGTGTTAAAAATGATGGCCGGGCAAGTATGGAACACAGACGCCACACTTTACAACTGCCTTATATACTTTTTTCCAGGGGTACAGATGACGGAACGCACCCAGTTTAATCAGCGTGTTTACCAAATCGTAGAGGGCATCCCGTCGGGTCAGGTTTTGAACTACGGCAGAATCGCGGCCTTCATACCTCCACCTTCGGGGATGCCTTACGACAGCTACTGCGCGGTTCGCGCCCGTTGGGTGGGATATGCCATGGCGAGCTGTCCGGAAGGATTGCCGTGGCACCGTGTGGTAAATGCACAGGGAGGCGTCAGCAAGAGACCGGGGTTCGGTCCCGACTTACAACGACAGCTGCTCGAGGATGAAGGCGTCGTCTTCGATGAGAAAGGGCGGCTCGATATTCAGCGATACGTCTGGCGTCCCGATCCGGCCTGGCTGCAATCCCGCGGGCTTCTGCCCCCACCCAAAGAATAGCCCCATCGCCGTCGGATTGAACGGTACGAAATCTGCGATACGGGTGGTGTGAAACCGTCCGCAGAGCTTTTAAGCCTCACGCCGTCGCAGGGACCACAGCACGGCGGCAAACAACAAAACGGATTCAATGAGTAAAATCAATGCGCTCGACCAGGCCTGGCCTCCCTGCCCAGACAATCCCAACGCCAGGCCGCGCACGAGTTGGAACGTCGGCATGGCTTGCAGCGGGGTTGTCAGGAGAGGACTCACGCCCGCCAAGGGTACGCCGGCCAGGATTCCGGGCAGCATCAATGGCAAGAGGATAAAACCACTCCACGTGTTCAACGTTGACATGTTATCGATCAATCCCCCGATCAGCAAGCCGATTAGCGTCATCGTCAAACTGATGAGCACGATGATGAGGATCGACATCAGTGGATCGCCGGTGAAGCCATTGTTGAGGAACATGATCATCCCGGAGGACAGCAACGAATAAATCAAACCCACCAGCAGTTTGCCCATGATCACATCGGGGTAACCTGCCGGCGTGACCAGGATGGCGGCAAGCGTTTTGTGATCTTTTTCTTCTACGAGCAACGTCGGCACGATGAAACTTCCGTTCATCGTCACGGCCATCATGACCCACAATACGATGAAGTACCCCTGAAGTTGTATATCCTGGAAAAACCCGAAAATCGGCTCGCTTGCATTCTCTGCGCTGCCCTGCGCCGGATGAAGTGTGCGGGTGACGACGTTGACGACCGGCGGCCGGCCGGATAGTCCCTCAACAGCCTGCATCAATGTGCGTTGAAAACCGGCCGCAGTTTCCGGATCGTCTTTGAAAATCAAGTCGAGCTCCGGCTGCTCGTCACGACGAAGCTTCGCATCGAACTCGGCCGGAAGAATCACACCGATGGCCGCACTGCCGTTGTCCACTTCCGCTTCTACTTCTTGGG of the Anaerolineales bacterium genome contains:
- a CDS encoding MGMT family protein, coding for MTERTQFNQRVYQIVEGIPSGQVLNYGRIAAFIPPPSGMPYDSYCAVRARWVGYAMASCPEGLPWHRVVNAQGGVSKRPGFGPDLQRQLLEDEGVVFDEKGRLDIQRYVWRPDPAWLQSRGLLPPPKE
- a CDS encoding ABC transporter permease, producing the protein MNLRVSLSVARKDFIDALRNARLLVVILMPIGFSLLYGYLFRDSINETKVAFYAPDETKVLAAIQAMDNVALTNVTDPQEVEAEVDNGSAAIGVILPAEFDAKLRRDEQPELDLIFKDDPETAAGFQRTLMQAVEGLSGRPPVVNVVTRTLHPAQGSAENASEPIFGFFQDIQLQGYFIVLWVMMAVTMNGSFIVPTLLVEEKDHKTLAAILVTPAGYPDVIMGKLLVGLIYSLLSSGMIMFLNNGFTGDPLMSILIIVLISLTMTLIGLLIGGLIDNMSTLNTWSGFILLPLMLPGILAGVPLAGVSPLLTTPLQAMPTFQLVRGLALGLSGQGGQAWSSALILLIESVLLFAAVLWSLRRREA
- a CDS encoding NAD+ synthase, with amino-acid sequence MTQLRIALAQLDMTVGDIDGNCQKIASAIAKVRESKVDIVVFPEMSVTGYPPEDLLLKPDFIEAARRGLDELVPLTAGIIAIVGVPYASPDLYNAAAVLHNKELVEVYAKRYLPNYGVFDENRYFQSGKQSPIFNLGEVRFGVSICEDIWYPTGPPEEQASRGGAHLLINISASPYYMGKGVIRERMLSTRAVDNAAFVAYCNLIGGQDELIFEGRSVICGPQGHVLARAPQFEEHILIADIDVGLVINQRLLDPRRRKLVDVDSVEGMRQVVLQPNAQYQATRDPIETRLVTPLEPLAEVLDAIVLGTHDYVRKNGFKKVVVGLSGGIDSSLTAVIAARALGSENVIGVSMPSRYSSQHSRDDALLLTENIGIEFLVIPIDDTFQAFLNMLEPQFKGTEPNVAEENIQARIRGALLMALSNKFGWMVLTTGNKSEVGVGYSTLYGDTAGGFAILKDIPKTMIYQICELINQNSQKPVIPDSVMTKPPSAELKPDQKDSDALPEYDILDTILHKYVEENRSIEDIVALGLDRDEVVKVVKMIDRSEYKRRQSPPGIKVMTRAFGKDWRLPITNFYHPYR